The Candidatus Omnitrophota bacterium sequence TGCCGACATTTTGCGCAATATTCCTTAGGCGATTTTTGTCAAAAAACAACAAATCCGCCCTTTTATAGGTGGTTGCACGGCGGGCGAACCCGATAGTAAGAGTATCAGAATTAAAATTTAAATCACTTTTACTGTTCAAACAGTTAACCAATTCGTTTTTCGCCTGCATGTGGGCAGCCCAAACCTCATCGTCAGGTATACTTAAAGCATACCTTAAACTGAAAGGATCGTTCTTCCATCCTGCTATATATTTATCAAATAGCTTTGTAAAACTCTGCGAAACCCACGTGGATGAATGAACGCCGTTAGTAATAAAATCAACATGATAACCCGGGAACATTTCCTGCGAAACTTTCCCATGCTGTTTAGCGACGCCATTGACATAATCACTTAGATTTAAGGCTAAAAGCGTCATATTAAGCTTTTCTTCTCCACCATAATGCTTCAAAACTTCCAACGGGACAAAATCACCCAAAACCTGTTTTACTAAATCATACGAAAACTGATCATGGCCTGCGGGGACAGGAGTATGTGTTGTAAACACGCACATCCGCCTTACTCTCTCGCCATCCCATCTGCGTTCATCTTTAATTTTTCTTTCTTTTAATAACTCCAAGGTTAAAAGGCTGGCATGCCCTTCATTCATGTGATAACGGGCAATATTGTAAAAACCTAATTCCTTCAACATTTTAAGGCCGCCTATACCAAGGATTGCCTCTTGTATAAGCCGATACCTTGTATCCCCGCCGTAAAGATGATATGTTAACCCTCTATCTTGCTCGGCGTTTTGCTCAAGGTCAGTATCCAGAAAAAGTACAGGGATAAAATACCCGCTTACCCCGGTCAGAGTGTACATCCAAGCCTGCAGAAATACTTTTCTTCCCTCTATCTCAATCGTAACTTTTTCGGGAAGCAAAGTTAATAAGTTTTTCGGGTCCCATTCACAGGTTGATTCATGTTGAAGCCCGCTTGCATCAAATGACTGGTTAAAATAGCCTTTTTTATAAAGCAAACTTACTCCAACCAAAGGAACGCTTAAGTCAGCACAGGAACGCAAAGTATCTCCGGCGAGAATTCCTAAACCACCGCTATAAGTTGGAATCCTGGATTCAAGCCCTATCTCCATAGAGAAATAAGCAATCCTCCTGTCTTCCTTCCTTCTTTTCTTAAGATAATTCTCCACTTGCGCATC is a genomic window containing:
- the glgP gene encoding alpha-glucan family phosphorylase — its product is MTAIFHDAQVENYLKKRRKEDRRIAYFSMEIGLESRIPTYSGGLGILAGDTLRSCADLSVPLVGVSLLYKKGYFNQSFDASGLQHESTCEWDPKNLLTLLPEKVTIEIEGRKVFLQAWMYTLTGVSGYFIPVLFLDTDLEQNAEQDRGLTYHLYGGDTRYRLIQEAILGIGGLKMLKELGFYNIARYHMNEGHASLLTLELLKERKIKDERRWDGERVRRMCVFTTHTPVPAGHDQFSYDLVKQVLGDFVPLEVLKHYGGEEKLNMTLLALNLSDYVNGVAKQHGKVSQEMFPGYHVDFITNGVHSSTWVSQSFTKLFDKYIAGWKNDPFSLRYALSIPDDEVWAAHMQAKNELVNCLNSKSDLNFNSDTLTIGFARRATTYKRADLLFFDKNRLRNIAQNVGKIQFVFAGKAHPADWPGKELIKKIFSVSGELKDSIKIVYLENYDMDVAKTIISGVDIWLNTPRRPQEASGTSGMKAACNGVPSLSILDGWWIEGCIEGITGWSIGSLQNVENADEKDAASLYDKLEKVIVPTFYNNRQNWINIMRSSIAINASFFNTHRMVQQYVLNAYFY